A single genomic interval of Argopecten irradians isolate NY chromosome 8, Ai_NY, whole genome shotgun sequence harbors:
- the LOC138329124 gene encoding uncharacterized protein produces the protein MHQVLIYERMAGAQRASSLEETLADLSTCLTKRHQIKIRRDAVFADFVEFLKKPVSDNCKFEVKFVTDGWTEPASDTGGPRNQLFTLFFQECMQSERCMFESNDNALFPVDNAEALDGRWFFCLGRAIVLSLVQQGAGFPYMAKCCANKIVNRQCAEDENLTKLFQKITMAQVQAKSEEELKQLLGDNDIQLLLKGMRVVDDEMSMKTRLKNIVRLQNCPNAIKQLTEGLDTLGFLDNIRGYEDEFERFLVLTEGYFIDSVFMRKQLFDPLMNLKALSDGQVNVKEWAAMCLTSMNDDQALNLYEFITGMRSLPPGDCDIMIEFNVQNTSDKLPRAITCAWLLLLPLGNDSDKEFVRSFRTALDNRTEFGRI, from the exons ATGCACCAGGTTTTAATATATGAAAGAATGGCCGGTGCTCAACGGGCATCGAGTTTGGAGGAGACACTAGCAGATCTTTCAACCTGTCTGACAAAAAGACaccaaataaaaataagaaGAGATGCAGTATTCGCGGATTTTGTTGAGTTTCTCAAAAAGCCCGTCTCTGACAACTGTAAGTTTGAGGTGAAGTTTGTAACCGACGGATGGACAGAGCCAGCGAGTGACACAGGTGGCCCTAGGAATCAGTTGTTCACACTTTTCTTTCAGGAATGTATGCAGTCTGAACGATGTATGTTTGAAAGTAACGACAATGCATTGTTTCCTGTTGACAATGCGGAAGCTTTGGATGGTCGATGGTTCTTCTGCCTTGGAAGGGCAATCGTGCTCTCTCTCGTCCAACAAGGAGCAGGCTTCCCTTACATGGCTAAATGTTGTGCCAATAAAATTGTTAATAGACAATGTGCAGAGGATGAAAATCTGACAAAGTTATTTCAAAAGATCACCATGGCTCAG GTTCAGGCCAAATCAGAAGAGGAGTTAAAACAGCTCCTCGGCGACAATGACATCCAGCTCCTTCTGAAGGGAATGCGAGTTGTGGATGATGAGATG AGTATGAAGACTCGGTTAAAGAACATAGTGAGACTACAAAATTGTCCCAATGCCATCAAACAACTGACCGAAGGTCTGGATACCCTCGGATTTCTAGATAACATCAGGGGATACGAAGATGAGTTCGAGAGATTTCTAGTCCTAACAGAAGGCTATTTTATTGATAGTGTGTTTATGCGAAAGCAGTTGTTTGATCCTTTGATGAACTTAAAAGCTTTATCTGATGGCCAAGTTAATGTCAAAGAGTGGGCAGCCATGTGTCTGACCAGCATGAACG acGACCAGGCATTAAACTTGTATGAGTTCATCACGGGTATGCGGTCCCTTCCCCCAGGAGACTGTGACATAATGATAGAATTTAATGTCCAGAATACATCAGACAAACTTCCACGCGCAATTACGTGCGCATGGCTATTACTGTTGCCTCTTGGCAATGACTCGGACAAGGAGTTCGTCAGATCATTTAGAACAGCGCTCGATAATCGGACTGAGTTCGGAAGgatataa